From one Triticum aestivum cultivar Chinese Spring chromosome 4B, IWGSC CS RefSeq v2.1, whole genome shotgun sequence genomic stretch:
- the LOC123094903 gene encoding uncharacterized protein, with protein sequence MGNSLRCCLACVLPCGSFDLIRIVHLNGHIEEYSRPVTAGEVMAAHPSHVVSRPCSQGGARRILIVDADSELERGCFYFLVPTSSVPEKKRKPSSQPQQKKVRSSSTLKPTSVPSSAGAGANKVTKDRGAGDSYLAEVLSEGKARCKRSRSVRATVWRPHLQIIPEEALE encoded by the coding sequence ATGGGCAACAGCCTGCGGTGCTGCCTGGCCTGCGTCCTCCCGTGCGGCTCCTTCGACTTGATCCGCATCGTTCACCTCAATGGCCACATCGAGGAGTACTCCCGCCCGGTCACCGCCGGCGAGGTCATGGCGGCGCACCCCAGCCACGTGGTGAGCCGGCCGTGCTCCCAGGGCGGCGCGCGGCGGATCCTCATTGTCGACGCCGATTCGGAGCTGGAGCGGGGGTGCTTCTACTTCCTGGTGCCGACCTCGtcagtgccggagaagaagaggaagccgtCGTCGCAGCCACAACAGAAGAAGGTGCGGTCATCGTCCACGTTGAAGCCGACGAGCGTGCCGAGCAGTGCCGGCGCCGGCGCCAATAAGGTGACGAAAGACCGCGGCGCCGGCGACAGCTACCTGGCGGAGGTGCTGTCGGAAGGCAAGGCCAGGTGCAAGCGCAGCCGGAGCGTCCGCGCGACGGTGTGGCGGCCGCATCTTCAGATCATCCCGGAAGAAGCTCTCGAGTGA